Proteins from a genomic interval of Equus quagga isolate Etosha38 chromosome 13, UCLA_HA_Equagga_1.0, whole genome shotgun sequence:
- the SPATA2L gene encoding spermatogenesis-associated protein 2-like protein, whose translation MGSSSLSEDYRLCLERELQRGRAGVCGDPSLRAVLWQILVEDFDLHGVLQDDALALLTDGLWGRADLAPALRSLARAFELLELAAVHLYLLPWRKEFTTIKTFSGGYVHVLKGVLSEDLLIQSFRKMGYVRRDDHRLMVATPPPASQLLRVALGCFALRLECEILGEVLERLGTSVLPADELLRARRASADVASCVAWLQQRLAREEEPPPLPPRGSPAMYRAPLDLYRDLQEDEGSEEASLYGGPSPGPDSPPSELAYRPPLWEQSAKLWGSGGRAWEPPAEAEVPQQASSPPYEASEEELEPEPSAFSFLSLRRELLSRPGDAAAPRAPGSPGWASPQHVHGPNPETPGYQAHSCLASGALPTLCCDTCRQLHAAHCAALPVCHQGHVQHTLLSDTQRRLWLQRAQVDSLLYDSPGARP comes from the exons GCGCCGTGCTCTGGCAGATCCTGGTGGAAGACTTCGACCTGCACGGGGTGCTGCAGGACGACGCGCTGGCGCTGCTCACCGACGGCCTGTGGGGCCGCGCtgacctggcccctgccctgcGCAGCCTGGCCCGCGCCTTCGAGCTGCTGGAGCTGGCCGCTGTGCACCTGTACCTGCTGCCCTGGAGGAAGGAGTTCACCACCATCAAG ACCTTCTCTGGGGGCTACGTGCACGTGCTGAAGGGCGTGCTCTCAGAAGACCTCCTGATCCAGAGCTTCCGGAAGATGGGCTATGTGCGCAGGGACGACCACCGCCTCATGGTGGCCACCCCGCCCCCTGCCTCCCAGTTACTGCGCGTGGCCCTGGGCTGCTTTGCCCTCCGGCTGGAATGCGAGATCCTGGGAGAGGTGCTGGAGCGGCTGGGCACCAGCGTGCTGCCGGCTGACGAGCTGCTGAGGGCACGGCGGGCCAGCGCAGACGTGGCCTCCTGCGTGGCCTGGCTGCAGCAGCGGCTGGCCCGGGAAGAGGAGCCGCCACCCCTGCCCCCACGGGGCTCCCCAGCTATGTACCGGGCCCCGCTGGACCTGTACCGGGACCTGCAGGAGGACGAGGGCTCGGAGGAGGCCAGCCTGTATGGAGGGCCCTCACCAGGCCCAGACTCGCCCCCCTCAGAGCTGGCCTACCGGCCTCCACTCTGGGAGCAGAGTGCCAAATTGTGGGGTtctgggggcagggcctgggagccGCCAGCAGAGGCCGAGGTACCGCAGCAGGCCAGCAGCCCGCCTTACGAGGCCtcggaggaggagctggagccgGAGCCCTCggccttctcctttctctcactgCGGCGGGAGCTGCTGAGTCGGCCTGGGGACGCAGCCGctcccagagccccagggagccccggatgggccagcccccagcatgTGCATGGGCCCAATCCCGAGACCCCCGGCTACCAGGCGCATAGCTGCCTGGCCTCTGGCGCCCTGCCCACGCTCTGTTGCGACACGTGTCGCCAGCTACACGCTGCCCACTGTGCTGCCCTGCCTGTCTGCCATCAGGGCCACGTGCAGCACACCCTGCTCAGCGACACCCAGCGGCGCCTGTGGCTGCAGCGTGCACAGGTGGACAGTCTGCTCTATGACAGCCCTGGGGCCCGGCCATAg